The Rhodococcus sp. X156 genome window below encodes:
- a CDS encoding carbohydrate kinase family protein gives MTIAVAGSIATDHLMKFPGRFSEQLVADRLDKVSLSFLVDELVIRRGGVAGNICFAMGVLGGNPLLVGAVGADFADYRAWLERHGVDCTAVRVSETAHTARFVCTTDVDMAQIASFYSGAMAEARDIELGPLLDKHGELELVLVGADDPDAMLRHSDGCRALGIPFAADPSQQLARLDGDQARRLIEGATYLFTNDYEWDLLLRKTGLTEAEVLDQVGMRVTTLGHKGVEIVSADGTSLHVGVVPETDKTDPTGVGDAFRAGFLTARSAGLSLQRAAQLGSLIAVLVLETVGTQEWTLDRDAALARLRGAYGDEAAEELGALLPV, from the coding sequence GTGACGATCGCCGTTGCCGGTTCCATCGCTACCGATCACCTGATGAAGTTCCCCGGACGCTTCTCCGAGCAGCTGGTCGCCGACCGCCTGGACAAGGTGTCGCTCAGCTTCCTCGTCGACGAGCTGGTGATCCGCCGCGGCGGGGTGGCCGGCAACATCTGCTTCGCCATGGGGGTGCTCGGCGGCAACCCGCTGCTGGTGGGGGCGGTGGGCGCCGACTTCGCCGACTACCGCGCCTGGCTGGAGCGCCACGGCGTGGACTGCACGGCGGTGCGCGTCTCCGAGACCGCGCACACCGCGCGCTTCGTGTGCACCACCGACGTGGACATGGCGCAGATCGCCTCGTTCTACTCCGGGGCGATGGCCGAGGCCCGCGACATCGAGCTGGGCCCGCTGCTGGACAAGCACGGCGAGCTGGAGCTGGTGCTCGTCGGCGCCGACGACCCGGACGCGATGCTGCGCCACAGCGACGGCTGCCGCGCGCTGGGCATCCCCTTCGCCGCCGACCCGTCCCAGCAGCTGGCCCGCCTCGACGGTGACCAGGCCCGCCGGCTGATCGAGGGCGCGACGTACCTGTTCACCAACGACTACGAGTGGGACCTGCTGCTGCGCAAGACCGGGCTCACCGAGGCCGAGGTGCTCGACCAGGTGGGCATGCGGGTGACCACGCTGGGCCACAAGGGCGTGGAGATCGTCAGCGCCGACGGCACGTCGCTGCACGTGGGAGTGGTGCCCGAGACCGACAAGACCGACCCCACCGGCGTGGGCGACGCCTTCCGTGCGGGCTTCCTCACCGCCCGCAGCGCCGGGCTGAGCCTGCAGCGCGCCGCCCAGCTGGGCTCGCTCATCGCGGTGCTGGTGCTGGAGACGGTGGGCACCCAGGAGTGGACCCTGGACCGCGACGCGGCGCTCGCGCGCCTGCGGGGCGCCTACGGCGACGAGGCGGCCGAGGAGCTCGGCGCCCTCCTGCCCGTCTAG
- a CDS encoding iron-sulfur cluster assembly accessory protein: MSVQDETTTTHGVIMTEAAASKAKALLEQEGRDDLALRIAVQPGGCAGLRYQLFFDDRTLDGDLVKSYDGIDLAVDRMSAPYVDGASIDFVDTIEKQGFTIDNPNAGGSCACGDSFN, encoded by the coding sequence ATGAGCGTTCAGGACGAGACCACCACCACCCATGGTGTGATCATGACTGAGGCCGCCGCCAGCAAGGCGAAGGCGCTGCTCGAGCAGGAGGGCCGGGACGACCTGGCGCTGCGCATCGCTGTCCAGCCGGGTGGTTGCGCGGGCCTGCGCTACCAGCTGTTCTTCGACGACCGCACCCTCGACGGTGACCTCGTCAAGAGCTACGACGGCATCGACCTCGCGGTCGACCGGATGAGCGCCCCCTACGTCGACGGTGCCTCCATCGACTTCGTGGACACCATCGAGAAGCAGGGCTTCACGATCGACAACCCGAACGCGGGCGGCTCCTGCGCCTGCGGCGACTCGTTCAACTGA
- a CDS encoding DUF3043 domain-containing protein: protein MKLLRRRTPTPSDTVEPTVSEPEVVNGKGRPTPKRRDAEGRRRGPVPPPPVTQREAYKRSKTTKGAKTTKSERRQAAAERRERMMSGDDRFVLARDRGPAKALARDVVDGRRNITGLFMPLALVVVLTFMIPSLQNVVAIGMLLIMIVMAVEGVYLGRLVSARVHERYPDDTTSGLRLGWYSFIRASQIRRLRAPRPRVKPGDPV from the coding sequence GTGAAACTCCTGCGCCGACGCACGCCCACTCCCTCCGACACCGTGGAACCCACGGTCTCCGAGCCGGAGGTCGTGAACGGCAAGGGGCGCCCCACGCCCAAGCGGCGCGACGCCGAGGGCCGCCGCCGCGGACCGGTCCCCCCGCCCCCGGTCACCCAGCGCGAGGCCTACAAGCGCTCCAAGACCACCAAGGGCGCCAAGACCACCAAGTCGGAGCGACGCCAGGCCGCGGCGGAGCGGCGCGAGCGGATGATGTCCGGCGACGACCGCTTCGTGCTGGCCCGCGACCGTGGTCCGGCCAAGGCGCTGGCCCGCGACGTGGTGGACGGGCGCCGCAACATCACCGGGCTGTTCATGCCGCTGGCGCTGGTGGTGGTGCTCACCTTCATGATCCCGTCGCTGCAGAACGTCGTGGCCATCGGGATGCTGCTCATCATGATCGTGATGGCGGTGGAGGGTGTGTACCTGGGCAGGCTGGTCTCGGCCCGGGTGCACGAGCGCTACCCCGACGACACCACCAGCGGGCTGCGGCTGGGCTGGTACTCCTTCATCCGCGCCTCCCAGATTCGCCGCCTGCGGGCGCCGCGTCCCCGGGTCAAGCCCGGCGACCCGGTCTAG
- the cobU gene encoding bifunctional adenosylcobinamide kinase/adenosylcobinamide-phosphate guanylyltransferase, which yields MRTLVLGGARSGKSAHAEQLLGTGPVRYVATAADRPQDSDWAARIATHRARRPAHWLTVEDADLVAVLDGAVAGDVVLVDDLGTWLTRELDEAGAWESPRGTLAPRCAELVRAVAGCAARLVLVTPEVGMGVVPATVSGRLFRDEVGALNGAVAAVCDEVLLVVAGLPLRLR from the coding sequence GTGCGGACACTGGTGCTGGGCGGGGCCCGATCGGGCAAGTCCGCGCACGCCGAGCAGCTGCTGGGCACCGGGCCGGTGCGGTACGTGGCCACCGCCGCCGACCGCCCGCAGGACTCCGACTGGGCCGCGCGCATCGCCACCCACCGCGCACGCCGCCCCGCGCACTGGCTGACCGTGGAGGACGCCGACCTGGTGGCCGTGCTGGACGGTGCCGTCGCCGGCGACGTGGTGCTGGTGGACGACCTGGGCACCTGGCTCACCCGCGAGCTCGACGAGGCCGGCGCCTGGGAGTCCCCGCGCGGCACGCTGGCCCCCCGCTGCGCGGAGCTGGTGCGGGCCGTGGCCGGCTGCGCCGCCCGCCTGGTGCTGGTGACCCCCGAGGTGGGCATGGGCGTGGTGCCCGCCACCGTGTCCGGCCGGCTGTTCCGCGACGAGGTCGGTGCGCTCAACGGTGCCGTGGCCGCGGTGTGCGACGAGGTGCTGCTCGTGGTCGCCGGGCTGCCGCTCCGGCTGCGCTAG
- the cobT gene encoding nicotinate-nucleotide--dimethylbenzimidazole phosphoribosyltransferase yields the protein MSTDFPPVAPPDEQAHREAVARQLQLTKPAGSLGRLEELGVWIAACQGTCPPQPITRARVVVFAGDHGVAAHGVSAYPAEVTPQMLDNILAGGAAVNVIAAAAGATVRVVDVAVNVDTADVVSGGKIRRGSGRIDREDALTAQECADAIALGRRLADEEVDSGADLLIAGDLGIGNTTPAAVLISALTGAEPVTVIGRGTGVDDNGWMRKAAVVRDARRRAMAVVDHPEALLRSVGGADFAAMAGFLAQAAVRRTPAILDGMVVTAAALVAERLAPGAKAWWVAGHRSAEPAHELALGRLGLVPLLDLEMRLGEGSGAVTALPLVQSAVRILTDMASFDSAGVAGPAGDPAPAPAIPSSER from the coding sequence GTGAGCACCGACTTTCCCCCCGTCGCCCCGCCCGACGAGCAGGCGCACCGCGAGGCCGTGGCCCGTCAGCTGCAGCTGACCAAGCCCGCCGGCTCGCTCGGCCGGCTGGAGGAGCTGGGCGTGTGGATCGCCGCCTGCCAGGGCACCTGTCCCCCGCAGCCCATCACCCGCGCCCGCGTGGTGGTCTTCGCCGGTGACCACGGGGTGGCCGCGCACGGGGTGTCGGCCTACCCGGCCGAGGTCACCCCGCAGATGCTGGACAACATCCTCGCCGGCGGTGCCGCGGTGAACGTGATCGCCGCCGCCGCAGGGGCGACGGTGCGCGTGGTGGACGTGGCCGTGAACGTGGACACCGCCGACGTGGTCTCCGGCGGCAAGATCCGCCGCGGCTCCGGTCGCATCGACCGGGAGGACGCCCTCACCGCCCAGGAGTGCGCCGACGCCATCGCCCTGGGCCGGCGGCTGGCCGACGAGGAGGTGGACTCCGGCGCGGACCTGCTCATCGCCGGCGACCTGGGCATCGGCAACACCACGCCCGCCGCGGTGCTGATCTCCGCGCTCACCGGCGCCGAGCCGGTCACCGTCATCGGCCGTGGCACCGGGGTGGACGACAACGGCTGGATGCGCAAGGCCGCCGTGGTCCGCGACGCCCGCCGCCGGGCGATGGCCGTGGTGGACCACCCCGAGGCCCTGCTGCGCAGCGTCGGCGGCGCGGACTTCGCCGCCATGGCCGGCTTCCTGGCCCAGGCCGCGGTCCGCCGCACCCCGGCCATCCTGGACGGCATGGTGGTGACCGCCGCCGCGCTGGTCGCCGAGCGCCTGGCCCCCGGCGCCAAGGCCTGGTGGGTGGCCGGGCACCGCTCCGCCGAGCCCGCGCACGAGCTGGCCCTGGGCCGCCTCGGCCTGGTACCGCTGCTGGACCTGGAGATGCGCCTGGGCGAGGGCTCGGGCGCGGTCACCGCACTGCCGCTGGTGCAGTCCGCGGTGCGCATCCTCACCGACATGGCCAGCTTCGACAGCGCCGGCGTGGCCGGGCCCGCGGGTGATCCCGCTCCCGCCCCGGCGATCCCCTCCTCCGAGCGGTGA
- a CDS encoding adenosylcobinamide-GDP ribazoletransferase, with amino-acid sequence MSATPADSARLALSWLTVAPVRGPEQVDRRVAGGAITVAPVVGLLLGAVTAGLLWVLGEAQAPALLAGLLAVGWLALATRGMHLDGLADTVDGLGCYGPPERALSVMRDGSTGPFAVVALVLVLGVQAVGLSTLAVEGRWWAVVLAVAAGRVAVGWACRRGVAAARPEGLGALVAGTQPVAVPLAWGAVLLVASAAAVDGRWWQGPVAVLVGVAVAAALSWHTTRRFGGVTGDVLGACSESVVTATVLVLALGA; translated from the coding sequence GTGAGCGCCACCCCAGCGGACTCGGCCCGGCTGGCGCTGTCCTGGCTGACCGTCGCCCCCGTGCGCGGCCCCGAGCAGGTCGACCGGCGGGTGGCCGGCGGCGCGATCACCGTGGCGCCCGTGGTGGGGCTGCTGCTGGGCGCGGTCACCGCGGGCCTGCTGTGGGTGCTGGGCGAGGCGCAGGCCCCGGCGCTGCTGGCCGGGCTGCTCGCGGTGGGCTGGCTGGCCCTGGCCACCCGCGGGATGCACCTGGACGGGCTGGCCGACACCGTGGACGGGCTGGGCTGCTACGGCCCGCCCGAGCGGGCGCTGAGCGTGATGCGCGACGGCAGCACCGGACCGTTCGCGGTGGTGGCGCTGGTGCTGGTGCTCGGCGTGCAGGCAGTAGGGCTAAGCACGCTCGCCGTCGAGGGCCGCTGGTGGGCGGTAGTGCTGGCGGTGGCGGCCGGACGAGTGGCCGTGGGCTGGGCCTGTCGCCGCGGCGTGGCCGCCGCCCGCCCGGAGGGGCTGGGCGCGCTGGTGGCCGGCACCCAGCCGGTGGCCGTGCCGCTGGCGTGGGGCGCGGTGCTGCTGGTGGCCTCCGCCGCGGCGGTGGACGGGCGCTGGTGGCAGGGCCCGGTGGCGGTGCTGGTGGGGGTCGCGGTCGCCGCGGCGCTGTCCTGGCACACCACCCGTCGCTTCGGCGGCGTCACCGGTGACGTGCTGGGGGCCTGCTCGGAGAGCGTGGTCACCGCGACCGTGCTGGTCCTCGCCCTGGGCGCCTAG
- a CDS encoding branched-chain amino acid aminotransferase, with amino-acid sequence MNAPATFTRAPHPSPASEQTRADILAAPGFGAHFTDHMVSISYTEERGWHDAQVLPYSPIELDPSAMVLHYGQAIFEGLKAYRHADGTISSFRPTANAERFRTSARRLAMPELPEELFMGSIAALLEADEAWVPAAGGEESLYLRPFLFATEGGLGVRPAREYRYLLIASPAGAYFKGGVKPVSVWLSTEYVRAAPGGTGAAKFAGNYAASLLAQAQAADEGCDQVVWLDATERRWVEEMGGMNLFFVLGSGADAQVVTPELSGSLLPGITRSSLLQLAQDMGLPVTERRISTEEWEKGAASGDITEVFACGTAAVITPVGRVKHAGGEFTISDEVTGPVTSQLRATLTGIQRGDVADTHGWMQVIKS; translated from the coding sequence ATGAACGCGCCCGCCACCTTCACCCGAGCTCCGCACCCGTCCCCCGCCTCGGAGCAGACGCGTGCGGACATTCTCGCTGCTCCGGGTTTCGGCGCGCACTTCACCGACCACATGGTGAGCATCAGCTACACCGAGGAGCGGGGCTGGCACGACGCGCAGGTGCTGCCCTACAGCCCCATCGAGCTGGACCCCTCGGCGATGGTGCTGCACTACGGGCAGGCGATCTTCGAGGGCCTCAAGGCCTACCGCCACGCGGACGGCACCATCAGCTCCTTCCGCCCCACCGCCAACGCCGAGCGCTTCCGCACCTCCGCCCGGCGCCTGGCCATGCCCGAGCTGCCCGAGGAGCTGTTCATGGGCTCCATCGCCGCGCTGCTGGAGGCGGACGAGGCGTGGGTGCCCGCCGCCGGCGGTGAGGAGTCGCTGTATCTGCGCCCGTTCCTGTTCGCCACCGAGGGCGGCCTCGGCGTGCGCCCGGCGCGGGAGTACCGCTACCTGCTCATCGCCTCACCGGCGGGGGCCTACTTCAAGGGTGGGGTCAAGCCGGTGAGCGTGTGGCTGTCCACCGAGTACGTGCGGGCCGCTCCCGGCGGCACCGGTGCCGCCAAGTTCGCGGGCAACTACGCCGCCTCGCTGCTCGCCCAGGCCCAGGCCGCGGACGAGGGCTGCGACCAGGTGGTGTGGCTGGACGCCACCGAGCGCCGCTGGGTGGAGGAGATGGGCGGGATGAACCTGTTCTTCGTCCTCGGCTCCGGCGCCGACGCCCAGGTGGTCACCCCCGAGCTGTCCGGCTCGCTGCTGCCCGGCATCACCCGCAGCTCGCTGCTGCAGCTGGCCCAGGACATGGGCCTGCCGGTGACCGAGCGCCGCATCTCCACCGAGGAGTGGGAGAAGGGCGCCGCCTCCGGGGACATCACCGAGGTGTTCGCCTGCGGCACGGCCGCGGTCATCACCCCGGTCGGTCGGGTCAAGCACGCCGGTGGCGAGTTCACCATCTCCGACGAGGTCACCGGGCCGGTCACGTCCCAGCTGCGGGCCACGCTCACCGGCATCCAGCGCGGCGACGTCGCCGACACCCACGGCTGGATGCAGGTCATCAAGAGCTGA
- the gcvT gene encoding glycine cleavage system aminomethyltransferase GcvT yields MDQQSSQLRQSPVRDQHVALGATFAPFGGWEMPVSYAGVVAEHTSVREAVGVFDVSHLGKAAVRGPGAAELVNRCLTNDLGRISPGQAQYTLCCTPDGGVVDDLIAYLVSDDEVFLVPNAANTAAVCDALSAAAPAGVTVTDEHTGHGVLAVQGPRSAEVLAQLGLPQDMDYMAFADAQWQGRAVRVCRTGYTGEHGYELLPRWADTAELFAALLAAAEPLGGQPCGLGARDTLRTEMGYPLHGHELTADITPVQARAGWAVGWGKPEFWGKQALEAEKATGPVRRTWGLRASGRGVPRADMPVLVDGVLVGRTTSGTFSPTLRTGIALALLDTAAGLSPGSQVVVDVRGRSLPCEVVAPPFVPAHTR; encoded by the coding sequence GTGGACCAACAGTCGAGCCAGCTGCGCCAGAGCCCGGTGCGCGACCAGCACGTCGCGCTGGGCGCCACCTTCGCCCCGTTCGGCGGCTGGGAGATGCCGGTGTCCTACGCCGGGGTGGTCGCCGAGCACACCAGCGTGCGCGAGGCCGTCGGGGTGTTCGACGTCAGCCACCTGGGCAAGGCCGCGGTGCGCGGACCGGGCGCGGCCGAGCTGGTCAACCGCTGCCTCACCAACGACCTGGGCCGCATCAGCCCCGGCCAGGCGCAGTACACCCTGTGCTGCACCCCCGACGGCGGCGTGGTGGACGACCTCATCGCCTACCTGGTGAGCGACGACGAGGTGTTCCTGGTGCCCAACGCCGCGAACACCGCCGCCGTCTGTGACGCGCTGTCCGCGGCGGCGCCCGCGGGGGTCACCGTCACCGACGAGCACACCGGCCACGGCGTGCTGGCCGTGCAGGGTCCCCGCTCGGCGGAGGTGCTCGCCCAGCTGGGCCTGCCGCAGGACATGGACTACATGGCCTTCGCCGACGCGCAGTGGCAGGGCCGGGCGGTGCGGGTGTGCCGCACCGGCTACACCGGTGAGCACGGCTACGAGCTGCTGCCGCGGTGGGCCGACACCGCCGAGCTGTTCGCCGCGCTGCTGGCCGCGGCCGAGCCGCTCGGGGGACAGCCGTGCGGGCTCGGTGCCCGGGACACGCTGCGCACCGAGATGGGCTACCCGCTGCACGGCCACGAGCTCACCGCCGACATCACCCCCGTGCAGGCGCGGGCGGGCTGGGCCGTCGGCTGGGGCAAGCCGGAGTTCTGGGGCAAGCAGGCGCTGGAGGCGGAGAAGGCGACCGGTCCGGTGCGCCGTACCTGGGGCCTGCGGGCCAGCGGGCGCGGTGTGCCACGGGCGGACATGCCGGTGCTCGTCGACGGCGTGCTGGTCGGCCGCACCACCTCCGGGACATTCTCGCCGACCCTGCGCACCGGCATCGCGCTGGCGCTGCTGGACACCGCCGCGGGCCTGTCCCCAGGCAGCCAGGTGGTGGTGGACGTGCGCGGGCGCAGCCTGCCCTGCGAGGTGGTGGCGCCACCGTTCGTCCCGGCGCACACCCGCTGA
- a CDS encoding leucyl aminopeptidase: MPTTPELRLVEEVEGGVDVLVVGLLKGSNGDSPSPELVGADVLGGSELLAELAVLGATGSAGEVTKLPTRGAVGAATLLAVGLGALEEGTSAPTGEQVRRAAGVAARALAGTARAATTLSTVDLGATAEGVILGSYVFTAYKSEAGKAPLARMDLVVPDAADSAAKAALARSTAIGGAVATARELINTPPNDLFPASFADRAAALGKAAGLKVEVLDEKALAKGGYGGLLGVGQGSSRPPRLVRLSYTGGKRGKPSVALVGKGITFDTGGISIKPAAGMDAMTSDMSGAAAVVATVVLAAQLALPINVTATVPMAENMPSGTAQRPGDVLTQYGGTTVEVLNTDAEGRLVLADAIVRACEDNPDYLIDTATLTGAQMVALGNRTPGVMGTESFRDRVAVISREVGEGGWAMPLPAELRAELDSPIADLANVAGNRWAGMLVAGTYLKEFVADGVQWAHIDIAGPSYNTGSPHGYTGKGGTGVPVRTMIAVLEDIAEHG; encoded by the coding sequence CTGCCCACCACCCCCGAGCTGCGGCTGGTCGAGGAGGTCGAGGGCGGCGTCGACGTGCTGGTCGTCGGGCTGCTGAAGGGCTCCAACGGCGACTCCCCCAGCCCGGAGCTGGTGGGCGCGGACGTGCTCGGGGGCAGCGAGCTGCTCGCCGAGCTCGCCGTCCTCGGTGCCACCGGCTCGGCCGGTGAGGTGACCAAGCTGCCGACTCGGGGTGCGGTGGGCGCCGCCACGCTGCTCGCGGTCGGGCTCGGCGCGCTAGAGGAGGGCACCAGCGCCCCCACCGGCGAGCAGGTCCGTCGCGCCGCCGGCGTGGCCGCGCGCGCGCTGGCCGGCACCGCCCGCGCCGCCACCACGTTGTCCACGGTGGACCTGGGCGCCACCGCGGAGGGCGTCATCCTGGGCAGCTACGTGTTCACCGCGTACAAGTCCGAGGCGGGCAAGGCGCCGCTGGCCCGGATGGACCTGGTGGTCCCGGACGCCGCCGACTCCGCCGCCAAGGCCGCGCTGGCCCGCTCCACGGCGATCGGCGGTGCAGTGGCCACCGCCCGCGAGCTGATCAACACCCCGCCCAACGACCTGTTTCCCGCCTCCTTCGCCGACCGGGCCGCCGCCCTGGGCAAGGCCGCCGGGCTCAAGGTCGAGGTCCTGGACGAGAAGGCCCTGGCCAAGGGGGGCTACGGCGGCCTGCTCGGGGTGGGGCAGGGCTCCAGCCGGCCCCCGCGCCTGGTGCGGCTGTCCTACACCGGGGGCAAGCGGGGCAAGCCCTCGGTGGCGCTGGTCGGCAAGGGCATCACCTTCGACACCGGTGGCATCTCCATCAAGCCCGCCGCCGGGATGGACGCGATGACCTCCGACATGTCCGGTGCTGCTGCCGTGGTCGCCACCGTGGTGCTGGCCGCACAGCTCGCGCTGCCCATCAACGTGACCGCCACCGTGCCGATGGCGGAGAACATGCCCTCCGGCACCGCGCAGCGCCCCGGCGACGTGCTCACCCAGTACGGCGGCACCACGGTGGAGGTGCTCAACACCGACGCAGAGGGCCGCCTCGTGCTGGCCGACGCGATCGTGCGGGCCTGCGAGGACAACCCCGACTACCTCATCGACACCGCCACCCTCACCGGCGCGCAGATGGTCGCCCTGGGCAACCGCACCCCCGGCGTGATGGGCACCGAGTCCTTCCGGGACCGCGTCGCGGTGATCTCCCGCGAGGTGGGCGAGGGCGGCTGGGCCATGCCGCTGCCCGCCGAGCTGCGCGCCGAGCTGGACTCCCCCATCGCCGACCTGGCCAACGTCGCGGGCAACCGCTGGGCGGGCATGCTGGTGGCCGGCACCTACCTCAAGGAGTTCGTGGCCGACGGGGTGCAGTGGGCGCACATCGACATCGCCGGCCCGTCGTACAACACCGGCAGCCCGCACGGCTACACCGGCAAGGGCGGCACCGGCGTTCCGGTGCGCACCATGATCGCCGTCCTGGAGGACATCGCCGAGCACGGCTGA
- a CDS encoding oxidoreductase: MGMFRRRRRDVTAINRWQRAEPADGRHLRSWAREHLGVEAYVEPATAVTGMTVVLVAHDGEWTRRRVDGPDAARRLGKDLRIPVYDVHRVGYPQRMRDHDARLRIVRRRAAGLSGG; the protein is encoded by the coding sequence GTGGGGATGTTCAGGCGGCGACGCCGCGACGTGACGGCGATCAACCGGTGGCAGCGGGCCGAGCCCGCGGACGGGCGTCACCTGCGGTCATGGGCGCGCGAGCACCTCGGGGTGGAGGCCTACGTCGAGCCGGCCACCGCGGTGACCGGGATGACGGTGGTGCTGGTGGCCCACGACGGGGAGTGGACGCGCCGCCGCGTCGACGGCCCCGACGCGGCGCGCCGGCTGGGCAAGGACCTGAGGATCCCGGTGTACGACGTGCACCGGGTGGGCTACCCGCAGCGGATGCGGGACCACGACGCCCGCCTGCGCATCGTGCGCAGGCGGGCGGCCGGGTTGTCCGGGGGCTGA
- the lpdA gene encoding dihydrolipoyl dehydrogenase: MLSEATDLVILGGGSGGYACALRAAELGLTVTMIDNDKVGGTCLHKGCIPTKALLHAAEVADSAREGDAFGVKTSLEGIDMSGVNSYKDGVIAKLYKGLQGLVKSRKITVVEGTGRLVDNTTVEVDGERYTATKAVVLATGSYARSLPDLEITGRVVTSDQALNLDYVPERVVVLGGGVIGVEFASVWRSFGAEVTVVEALPRLVALEDEWSSKQLERAFRKRGITFKTGVKFTGVEQSDSGVTVSLEKGDPLEADLLLVAVGRGPRTADIGFAEAGVEMDRGFVLTDEHLKTSLDGVYAVGDIVPGLQLAHRGFAQGVYLAEHLAGLEPAPIDETGIPRVTYSNPEVASVGLTESQAKEKFGEVSTVVYDLAGNGKSQILKTAGGVKLIRAGGKDEQGPVVGVHMVGARVGELVGEAQLVYNWEAYADDVAQLIHAHPTQSEAFGEAHLALAGKPLHAHS, from the coding sequence ATGTTGAGCGAAGCCACCGACCTGGTGATCCTCGGCGGAGGTTCCGGCGGGTACGCCTGCGCGCTGCGCGCGGCCGAGCTGGGCCTCACGGTCACGATGATCGACAACGACAAGGTGGGTGGCACCTGCTTGCACAAGGGCTGCATCCCGACCAAGGCCCTGCTGCACGCGGCCGAGGTGGCCGACTCCGCCCGTGAGGGTGACGCCTTCGGGGTGAAGACCTCCCTCGAGGGCATCGACATGAGCGGCGTCAACTCCTACAAGGACGGCGTGATCGCCAAGCTCTACAAGGGACTGCAGGGCCTGGTCAAGAGCCGCAAGATCACCGTCGTGGAGGGCACCGGCCGGCTGGTCGACAACACCACGGTGGAGGTGGACGGCGAGCGCTACACCGCCACCAAGGCCGTCGTGCTGGCCACCGGCTCCTACGCCCGCAGCCTGCCCGACCTGGAGATCACCGGTCGCGTGGTCACCAGCGACCAGGCGCTCAACCTCGACTACGTGCCCGAGCGGGTGGTGGTGCTCGGTGGCGGCGTGATCGGCGTGGAGTTCGCCAGCGTGTGGCGCTCCTTCGGCGCGGAGGTCACCGTGGTGGAGGCGCTGCCCCGCCTGGTCGCGCTGGAGGACGAGTGGTCCTCCAAGCAGCTCGAGCGGGCGTTCCGCAAGCGTGGCATCACCTTCAAGACCGGCGTGAAGTTCACCGGCGTGGAGCAGTCCGACTCCGGCGTCACGGTCAGCCTGGAGAAGGGCGACCCCCTCGAGGCCGACCTGCTGCTGGTGGCCGTGGGTCGCGGACCCCGCACCGCCGACATCGGCTTCGCCGAGGCCGGCGTGGAGATGGATCGCGGCTTCGTCCTCACCGACGAGCACCTCAAGACCAGCCTGGACGGCGTCTACGCCGTGGGCGACATCGTCCCCGGCCTGCAGCTGGCCCACCGGGGCTTCGCCCAGGGCGTCTACCTGGCCGAGCACCTCGCCGGCCTGGAGCCGGCGCCGATCGACGAGACCGGGATCCCCCGCGTCACCTACTCCAACCCCGAGGTCGCCTCGGTCGGGCTCACCGAGTCCCAGGCCAAGGAGAAGTTCGGCGAGGTCAGCACCGTCGTCTACGACCTCGCCGGCAACGGCAAGAGCCAGATTCTCAAGACCGCCGGCGGCGTCAAGCTCATCCGTGCCGGCGGCAAGGACGAGCAAGGTCCCGTGGTGGGCGTGCACATGGTGGGCGCCCGCGTCGGAGAGCTCGTCGGGGAGGCCCAGCTGGTCTACAACTGGGAGGCCTACGCCGACGACGTTGCCCAGCTCATCCACGCCCACCCCACCCAGTCAGAGGCTTTCGGCGAGGCGCACCTGGCGCTGGCCGGCAAGCCCCTGCACGCACACTCCTAA